A genomic region of Scomber japonicus isolate fScoJap1 chromosome 5, fScoJap1.pri, whole genome shotgun sequence contains the following coding sequences:
- the ush1c gene encoding harmonin, whose protein sequence is MERKVAREFRHKVELLIENEAEKDYLYDVLRMYHQSMELPVLIGDLKLVINEPKRLPLFDAIRPLIPLKHQVEYDLKTPKRSRKLKEVRLDRMNRDGLGLSVRGGLEYGSGLYISQIVKDGQAGNVGLQVGDEIVRINGYSISSCIHEEVISLIKTKKTVSLKVRHVGMIPVKSSSDEPLKWQFVDQFVSESGEKKSSIAGLTSLGGKEIKEKKVFLSLVGTTGMGISISSGPTQKPGIYISNVKSGSLSAEVGLQVGDQIVEVNGVDFTNTDHREAVKVLKSSRSLTITVLTGAGSELFMTDEERLALEARRELERQELMHQKKVALETNKILREQQEKERQRKMEISQKAAEEEERYKKEMEKIDSMEKKHHEEWEEDWGTKDRPKSPKSPSPPPEMKTSHTPKTKSSLEEASSFTEEDEEEEQDEEGFQKYEEDFDPFSMFSSDQIAGRDVRLLRIKKDGQLDLALEGGADSPLGKLVISSVYEGGAADKHGGVVPGDELMAVNGKILIDATLTEGQNSLARAWSSGGDWIDVVIAVSPPKEYEDEVTFF, encoded by the exons ATGGAGCGGAAGGTTGCTCGGGAATTTCGACACAAG GTGGAGTTGCTGATTGAGAATGAGGCAGAGAAGGACTACCTGTACGATGTCCTCCGCATGTATCACCA GTCGATGGAGTTGCCAGTGCTTATTGGGGACTTGAAGCTGGTAATCAATGAACCAAAGCGTTTGCCCCTGTTTGATGCTATCCGACCTCTGATCCCACTCAAACACCAGGTGGAGTATGACCTGAAAACCCCTAAGAGGTCACG GAAGCTCAAAGAGGTGCGTTTGGATCGGATGAATCGTGATGGACTGGGACTGAGTGTCCGCGGAGGGCTGGAGTATGGCAGTGGTCTCTACATCTCACAGATTGTTAAAGACGGTCAGGCCGGGAATGTCGGCCTTCAG GTTGGCGATGAGATTGTTCGCATCAATGGATACTCCATCTCCTCCTGTATCCATGAGGAGGTCATCAGTCTCATCAAGACGAAGAAGACTGTGTCACTCAAAGTCAGAC ATGTTGGGATGATTCCAGTAAAAAG CTCATCAGATGAACCCCTCAAGTGGCAATTTGTTGACCAGTTTGTGTCTGAGTCTGGG gagaaaaaaagcagcattgCAGGCTTGACGTCCCTCGGAGGGAAGGAGATCAAAGAGAAGAAGGTTTTCCTCAGCCTTGTGGGTACCACAGGTATGGGCATCAGCATCTCCAGTGGACCGACACAGAAACCTGGCATCTACATCAGTAACGTCAAGTCAGGATCCCTTTCTGCAGAAGTTGGGCTTCAG GTTGGAGACCAGATTGTGGAAGTAAATGGGGTGGATTTCACCAATACGGACCACAGAGAg GCTGTGAAAGTCCTGAAGAGCAGCAGAAGTCTGACTATTACTGTCCTGACAGGAGCT GGCAGTGAGCTGTTTATGACAGATGAGGAGCGTTTGGCATTGGAGGCCCGCAGGGAGCTTGAAAGACAGGAGCTGATGCATCAGAAGAAGGTGGCACTGGAGACCAACAAAATCCTGagagagcagcaggagaaggagaggcA GAGAAAGATGGAGATCTCTCAGAAagctgcagaggaagaagagcgCTATAAGAAGGAGATGGAGaa GATTGACTCTATGGAGAAGAAACATCATGAAGAGTGGGAGGAGGACTGGGGAACCAAAGACAGGCCTAAAAGCCCAAAGAGCCCATCTCCCCCACCTGAGATGAAAACCTCCCACACTCCAAAGACCAAGAGTTCTC TTGAAGAAGCCAGCTCCTTcacagaggaagatgaagaggaagagcaggacgAAGAA GGCTTTCAGAAATATGAGGAAGACTTTGATCCCTTCTCAATG TTCTCCTCGGATCAGATAGCCGGGCGAGATGTGAGACTGCTGAGAATCAAAAAG GATGGACAGCTTGACCTGGCTCTGGAGGGGGGCGCAGACTCTCCCTTGGGGAAGTTAGTGATATCGTCTGTGTATGAAGGGGGAGCTGCAGATAAGCACG GTGGCGTTGTACCCGGAGATGAGCTTATGGCTGTGAATGGGAAGATCCTGATTGATGCCACATTGACTGAAGGACAAAACTCTCTGGCTCGAGCCTGGAGTAGTGGAGGG GACTGGATTGATGTTGTGATTGCTGTGTCCCCTCCAAAAGAGTATGAGGATGAAGT
- the ccdc77 gene encoding coiled-coil domain-containing protein 77, with amino-acid sequence MGSPTKDAAAHRANSRTPGQDPDPPLPPIHERLAYLRPSRELLEFYRQKIAQFDGEHNELLQMLDKYKGITEDQHKLQWDIRQREGEITELQNALSDMQVYLFQEREQSLRLYAENDRLKIRELEDRKKIQHLLALVGPDAGEITYFHREPPHKVSVTQQNLESRSEEHLNLRPAKLRPAATRKENSRRAKLADGVNGESLEQYKNDNQTLLLQVEALQAQMEEQTRLAKEQVESLLEDRRIKTEEAQAQQQRDQQRITALTDKLQHTQNLLYESTRDFLQLKFDSRAHEKSWMVEKDRLLRELDSCHNRLRKSVSAAPELGRTWQPSSSTALLIPRPPPESHHTHKEELKVMQEDLKQAHRLAEMYREQCITLETELSQIREEGDVGREIFKERSDKMAKRLQLMTQRYEALEKRRVMEVEGFKTDLKHLRQKLKDVEKQLIKVTLNVGPNQDLAILHEVRQTNTRTKKVQGELMALKAKIYGLENELRFS; translated from the exons ATGGGATCTCCAACAAAAGATGCAGCGGCACACAG AGCCAACAGTCGTACTCCTGGTCAGGACCCTGACCCCCCACTTCCCCCCATCCACGAGCGTCTGGCGTATCTGCGCCCATCCAGGGAACTTCTGGAGTTCTACAGACAGAAAATCGCCCAGTTTGACGGAGAACACAATGAGCTGCTGCAGATGTTGGACAAATACAAAGGCATCACAGAAGACCAG CATAAACTACAGTGGGACATACGACAGCGTGAAGGAGAGATCACAGAGCTGCAAAACGCACTGAGCGACATGCAGGTTTATCTTTTCCAAGAGCGAGAACAGTCTCTGCGGCTTTATGCAGAGAATGACCGACTAAAGATCAG agagctggaggacaggaagaaaatCCAGCACCTTCTTGCCCTGGTGGGTCCTGATGCTGGAGAGATCACATATTTCCACCGGGAACCCCCTCACAAG GTCTCTGTCACACAGCAGAACCTTGAGTCCAGATCTGAGGAACATCTCAATCTCAGGCCAGCAAAGTTGAGACCTGCTGCAACCAGGAAAG AGAACAGTAGGCGAGCAAAATTAGCAGATGGTGTAAATGGAGAGAGTTTGGAACAATACAAGAACGACAACCAGACTCTGTTACTACAG GTGGAGGCGCTGCAGGCTCAGATGGAGGAACAAACCCGTCTGGCCAAAGAGCAGGTTGAGTCTCTGCTGGAAGATCGACGGATTAAAACAGAGGAGGCACAAGCACAACAGCAGAGAGACCAGCAGCGCATCACAGCTTTGACAGACAA GCTCCAGCACACCCAGAACCTGTTGTATGAAAGCACCAGAGATTTCTTACAACTAAAGTTTGACTCACGGGCTCATGAGAAGAGCTGGATGGTGGAGAAGGACCGGTTGCTAAGGGAGCTGGACTCATGCCACAACCGTCTGAGGAAGTCCGTGTCTGCTGCTCCTGAGCTGGGGCGAACGTGGCAGCCCAGCAGCAGCACGGCTCTGCTGATCCCTCGACCCCCGCCAGagtcacatcacacacacaaggaagAGCTGAAG GTAATGCAGGAGGATCTGAAGCAAGCCCACCGCCTGGCTGAGATGTACAGGGAACAGTGTATTACTCTGGAGACAGAACTGTCCCAAATCAGAGAGGAGGGCGACGTGGGCAGGGAAATATTCAAG gagCGTTCAGACAAAATGGCCAAACGTCTTCAGTTAATGACTCAGCGATATGAGGCATTGGAGAAGAGGAGGGTCATGGAGGTGGAGGGCTTTAAGACTGACCTGAAGCACCTCAGACAGAAACTTAAAGATGTAGAAAAACAGCTCATCAAG GTAACCCTGAATGTTGGGCCCAACCAGGACCTGGCTATTCTCCATGAAGTACGTCAGACCAATACTAGAACAAAGAAGGTTCAGGGTGAGCTAATGGCACTGAAGGCTAAAATATATGGACTGGAAAACGAGCTGCGATTTAGCTGA
- the hdhd5 gene encoding haloacid dehalogenase-like hydrolase domain-containing 5 isoform X1, which produces MQRIRSLNIGWQLLKSSCEGAAKQANTSSLTSRNYSNIPPRQGPNSFGLLFDIDGVLVRGRTLIPAAKQCFRNLVDRNGKYKVPVVFVTNAGNCMRQTKAEHLSHLLEVEVSPDQVMLSHSPLRMFTQFHKMCVLVSGQGPVEEVAHNLGFQDVVTIDKLREAYPILDVVDHNRRPKDSIPPTKGLRPIDAVILFGEPIRWETNLQLIVDVLLTNGNPDNPWSSMHYPHIPVLACNMDLLWMAEAKNPRFGHGMFLVCLESLYKKVTGHDLKYEALIGKPSVVTYNYAELLIRQQAERLGWSTPVKTLYAIGDNPMADIYGANLYNRYLQASLHTKAQMQAKSGGGGAEPLAETVDDVPKMTSAELGGASSAYGAEEDLPERCSSILVCTGVYSRDQQELPSDTTQTVTEQRIFHGHRDFRFDPSLTQPSFVVQDVKEAVELVFQQEGWPLE; this is translated from the exons atgcagAGAATAAGGTCTTTAAACATCGGCTggcagctgctgaaatcaagcTGTGAGGGAGCAGCAAAACAAGCGAACACCTCGTCTTTGACCTCAAGAAATTATAGCAAT ATCCCTCCTCGACAGGGCCCCAACTCTTTTGGGCTCCTCTTTGACATAGATGGGGTACTGGTGCGGGGCAGGACACTCATCCCTGCAGCCAAGCAGTGCTTCAGAAACCTGGTCGACCGCAATGGGAAATACAAGGTGCCTGTGGTGTTTGTCACCAATGCTGGGAACTGTATGAGGCAGACCAAAGCTGAGCATCTGTCACatctgctggaggtggag GTGTCTCCGGACCAGGTGATGTTGTCCCACAGTCCTTTGCGAATGTTCACCCAGTTCCACAAAATGTGCGTACTGGTCTCGGGACAGGGTCCTGTTGAGGAGGTGGCTCACAA CCTGGGCTTTCAGGATGTTGTTACTATAGATAAACTCAGAGAGGCGTATCCTATTTTGGATGTTGTGGATCACAATAGAAGGCCCAAAGACAGT ATTCCACCCACCAAAGGTTTACGGCCAATAGACG CTGTCATCTTATTTGGCGAGCCAATCAGATGGGAGACCAACCTCCAGCTCATCGTCGATGTCCTACTAACCAACGGAAACCCAGACAATCCCTGGAGTTCAATGCACTACCCTCACATCCCAGTGCTGGCCTGTAACATGGACCTGCTGTGGATGGCTGAGGCCAAGAATCCCAG GTTTGGACACGGTATGTTCCTGGTGTGCTTAGAGAGCCTTTACAAGAAGGTGACTGGCCATGATCTGAAGTACGAGGCTCTGATTGGTAAACCCAGTGTGGTGACTTATAACTATGCTGAGCTGCTGATCAGACAGCAGGCTGAGAGACTTGGCTGGAGCACGCCTGTGAAGACACTCTATGCTATAGG AGATAACCCCATGGCTGACATATATGGCGCCAATCTCTACAACCGCTACCTCCAGGCTTCTCTGCACACTAAGGCCCAGATGCAAGCTAagagtggtggaggaggagcagaaccCCTGGCAGAAACTGTTGATGATGTCCCtaaaatgacatcagcagaACTAGGCGGAGCATCGAGTGCGTACGGGGCAGAGGAGGATCTCCCTGAGAGGTGCAGCTCCATCCTGGTGTGTACAGGAGTGTACAGCAGAGACCAGCAGGAACTGCCCTCAGACACAACACAGACCGTCACCGAGCAGCGTATTTTCCATGGCCACAGGGACTTTCGCTTTGACCCCAGCCTCACACAGCCGTCCTTCGTGGTGCAGGATGTAAAGGAGGCGGTAGAGTTGGTGTTCCAGCAGGAGGGCTGGCCGCTGGAGTAG
- the hdhd5 gene encoding haloacid dehalogenase-like hydrolase domain-containing 5 isoform X2, producing the protein MQRIRSLNIGWQLLKSSCEGAAKQANTSSLTSRNYSNGPNSFGLLFDIDGVLVRGRTLIPAAKQCFRNLVDRNGKYKVPVVFVTNAGNCMRQTKAEHLSHLLEVEVSPDQVMLSHSPLRMFTQFHKMCVLVSGQGPVEEVAHNLGFQDVVTIDKLREAYPILDVVDHNRRPKDSIPPTKGLRPIDAVILFGEPIRWETNLQLIVDVLLTNGNPDNPWSSMHYPHIPVLACNMDLLWMAEAKNPRFGHGMFLVCLESLYKKVTGHDLKYEALIGKPSVVTYNYAELLIRQQAERLGWSTPVKTLYAIGDNPMADIYGANLYNRYLQASLHTKAQMQAKSGGGGAEPLAETVDDVPKMTSAELGGASSAYGAEEDLPERCSSILVCTGVYSRDQQELPSDTTQTVTEQRIFHGHRDFRFDPSLTQPSFVVQDVKEAVELVFQQEGWPLE; encoded by the exons atgcagAGAATAAGGTCTTTAAACATCGGCTggcagctgctgaaatcaagcTGTGAGGGAGCAGCAAAACAAGCGAACACCTCGTCTTTGACCTCAAGAAATTATAGCAAT GGCCCCAACTCTTTTGGGCTCCTCTTTGACATAGATGGGGTACTGGTGCGGGGCAGGACACTCATCCCTGCAGCCAAGCAGTGCTTCAGAAACCTGGTCGACCGCAATGGGAAATACAAGGTGCCTGTGGTGTTTGTCACCAATGCTGGGAACTGTATGAGGCAGACCAAAGCTGAGCATCTGTCACatctgctggaggtggag GTGTCTCCGGACCAGGTGATGTTGTCCCACAGTCCTTTGCGAATGTTCACCCAGTTCCACAAAATGTGCGTACTGGTCTCGGGACAGGGTCCTGTTGAGGAGGTGGCTCACAA CCTGGGCTTTCAGGATGTTGTTACTATAGATAAACTCAGAGAGGCGTATCCTATTTTGGATGTTGTGGATCACAATAGAAGGCCCAAAGACAGT ATTCCACCCACCAAAGGTTTACGGCCAATAGACG CTGTCATCTTATTTGGCGAGCCAATCAGATGGGAGACCAACCTCCAGCTCATCGTCGATGTCCTACTAACCAACGGAAACCCAGACAATCCCTGGAGTTCAATGCACTACCCTCACATCCCAGTGCTGGCCTGTAACATGGACCTGCTGTGGATGGCTGAGGCCAAGAATCCCAG GTTTGGACACGGTATGTTCCTGGTGTGCTTAGAGAGCCTTTACAAGAAGGTGACTGGCCATGATCTGAAGTACGAGGCTCTGATTGGTAAACCCAGTGTGGTGACTTATAACTATGCTGAGCTGCTGATCAGACAGCAGGCTGAGAGACTTGGCTGGAGCACGCCTGTGAAGACACTCTATGCTATAGG AGATAACCCCATGGCTGACATATATGGCGCCAATCTCTACAACCGCTACCTCCAGGCTTCTCTGCACACTAAGGCCCAGATGCAAGCTAagagtggtggaggaggagcagaaccCCTGGCAGAAACTGTTGATGATGTCCCtaaaatgacatcagcagaACTAGGCGGAGCATCGAGTGCGTACGGGGCAGAGGAGGATCTCCCTGAGAGGTGCAGCTCCATCCTGGTGTGTACAGGAGTGTACAGCAGAGACCAGCAGGAACTGCCCTCAGACACAACACAGACCGTCACCGAGCAGCGTATTTTCCATGGCCACAGGGACTTTCGCTTTGACCCCAGCCTCACACAGCCGTCCTTCGTGGTGCAGGATGTAAAGGAGGCGGTAGAGTTGGTGTTCCAGCAGGAGGGCTGGCCGCTGGAGTAG